A genomic segment from Flavobacterium inviolabile encodes:
- a CDS encoding DUF4136 domain-containing protein, protein MKAIKILPILLLFVISSCSSVRVASDFDNRTDFSQYKTYAFHKDGIDKVEISDLDKKRILRAIDNQLTAKGFSKSDQPELLVNIFTKSREQVSVNQFNAGWGYGGGWGWGYGWGPTYSSVSTTTEGTLYIDIIDARKNELIWQGTGTGVLTQNREKKEERINEFVTKILMQFPPQKK, encoded by the coding sequence ATGAAAGCTATAAAAATCCTTCCGATACTACTGCTCTTCGTTATCAGCTCCTGCAGCTCCGTAAGAGTAGCTTCCGATTTTGATAACCGAACCGACTTTAGTCAATACAAAACATACGCTTTTCATAAGGACGGGATTGACAAAGTTGAAATTTCCGATTTAGATAAAAAACGCATCCTTCGCGCCATAGACAATCAGCTCACGGCAAAAGGATTCAGCAAAAGTGACCAGCCGGAACTTCTGGTAAATATTTTTACCAAATCCAGAGAACAGGTCAGCGTAAACCAATTTAACGCCGGATGGGGTTATGGTGGTGGCTGGGGCTGGGGATACGGCTGGGGCCCTACTTACAGCTCCGTGAGTACCACCACCGAAGGCACGCTGTATATCGACATCATCGATGCCCGTAAAAATGAATTGATCTGGCAGGGAACCGGAACCGGAGTACTGACTCAGAACCGTGAAAAAAAAGAGGAACGCATCAATGAATTCGTTACGAAAATCCTGATGCAGTTTCCGCCACAAAAAAAATAA
- a CDS encoding group III truncated hemoglobin gives MMKDISTLEDIKKLVDTFYQKVQQDTLIGPVFNEKIQDRWPEHLAKMYQFWETVLLDNHTYSGRPFPPHAFLPVGSDHFNRWILLFTGTTDALFTGPVADEAKQRAAKMAEMFHHKIEYIKNNQI, from the coding sequence ATCATGAAAGACATTAGCACACTGGAAGACATCAAAAAGCTGGTGGACACCTTTTACCAAAAAGTACAGCAGGATACTTTGATCGGCCCTGTTTTCAATGAAAAAATACAGGACCGCTGGCCGGAACATCTGGCAAAAATGTATCAGTTCTGGGAAACCGTACTGCTGGACAACCACACTTATTCCGGCAGGCCTTTTCCGCCGCATGCCTTTTTACCGGTAGGCAGCGACCATTTTAACCGCTGGATACTACTCTTTACCGGAACAACCGATGCTTTATTTACCGGGCCTGTTGCAGACGAAGCCAAGCAAAGAGCTGCTAAAATGGCAGAAATGTTCCATCATAAAATAGAATACATTAAAAATAACCAAATATAA
- a CDS encoding aromatic amino acid hydroxylase has translation MNASFETNPLLERLPKHLQQFIKPQDYDEYTPINQAVWRYVMRKNVDYLGKVAHSSYLDGLRQTGISIESIPNMYGMNRILKEIGWAAVAVDGFIPPNAFMEFQAYNVLVIASDIRQLEHIEYTPAPDIIHEGAGHAPIIANPEYAEYLRRFGEIGSKAISSARDYEMYEAIRLLSILKEAEGTPQDEIEAAEKRVDELQNDMGELSEMAQIRNLHWWTVEYGLIGTVENPKIYGAGLLSSIGESAWCMTDNVKKIPYDISAANQSFDITKPQPQLYVTPDFALLSLVLEEFANKMALRTGGLSGIRKLIHSKALGTVELSTGIQISGVFTNVIEHEGKPVYIQTTGQTALSYREKELVGHSTAYHAEGFGSPIGKLKGINLAIEDMSPRDLRAYAIFEGETVTLEFEGDITVSGEIITGSRNLQGKIITISFKNCTVTHKDTVLFQPEWGIYDMAVGKEAISAFSGPADVRSFDLITHVPTSKTIKAQKTPERIKLEELYHSVRAIRDNNAPDTLQSVFETLKADHPKDWLLAVEIAELAHKNNNHALETAVVSYLEQLKTVRPEVAHLISGGLELIFESESVNK, from the coding sequence ATGAATGCATCGTTTGAAACGAATCCGTTACTAGAAAGATTACCGAAACACTTACAGCAGTTTATCAAACCGCAGGATTATGACGAATATACTCCGATTAATCAGGCTGTATGGCGCTATGTGATGCGTAAAAATGTGGATTATTTAGGAAAAGTAGCCCACAGTTCTTATCTGGACGGCTTACGCCAAACAGGGATTTCCATCGAGAGCATCCCCAACATGTACGGAATGAACCGTATCCTTAAAGAAATAGGCTGGGCAGCAGTAGCTGTTGATGGATTTATTCCGCCAAATGCCTTTATGGAATTTCAGGCTTATAACGTATTGGTTATTGCCTCCGACATCCGTCAGTTAGAACATATAGAATATACCCCGGCACCGGATATCATCCATGAAGGAGCCGGACATGCACCCATTATCGCCAATCCGGAATATGCAGAATACCTGCGCCGTTTTGGAGAAATAGGCTCTAAAGCCATTTCGTCTGCAAGAGATTACGAAATGTATGAAGCCATTCGTTTGCTTTCCATTTTAAAAGAAGCCGAAGGTACTCCTCAGGATGAAATTGAAGCTGCCGAAAAACGTGTTGACGAACTGCAAAACGATATGGGCGAATTATCGGAAATGGCACAGATCCGGAACCTGCACTGGTGGACAGTGGAATACGGTTTGATCGGAACTGTTGAAAACCCTAAAATTTACGGCGCCGGACTTTTATCCTCTATCGGGGAAAGCGCCTGGTGTATGACCGATAATGTAAAGAAAATCCCGTATGATATCTCTGCAGCCAACCAAAGTTTCGACATTACAAAACCGCAGCCGCAACTGTATGTAACACCCGATTTTGCACTTTTGAGCCTTGTTCTGGAAGAGTTTGCAAACAAAATGGCCTTGCGTACCGGCGGATTATCCGGAATCCGGAAATTGATCCATTCCAAAGCATTGGGAACGGTAGAACTAAGCACCGGTATTCAGATTTCAGGAGTGTTTACCAACGTCATCGAACACGAAGGAAAACCAGTTTATATCCAGACAACCGGCCAAACGGCACTTTCCTATAGAGAAAAAGAATTAGTAGGCCACAGCACCGCTTATCATGCCGAAGGTTTCGGAAGCCCGATCGGAAAATTAAAAGGCATCAATCTTGCTATTGAGGACATGAGTCCGAGAGACTTAAGAGCGTATGCTATTTTTGAAGGAGAAACCGTTACCCTGGAATTTGAAGGAGACATTACCGTTTCCGGGGAAATCATTACCGGTTCCCGTAATTTACAGGGCAAAATCATCACCATCAGCTTTAAAAACTGTACCGTAACCCATAAAGACACTGTTTTATTCCAGCCGGAATGGGGCATTTATGATATGGCTGTCGGAAAAGAAGCGATTTCCGCTTTTTCAGGACCAGCCGATGTGCGCAGCTTTGACCTGATCACACATGTTCCGACCTCAAAAACCATTAAGGCACAAAAAACACCGGAAAGAATTAAACTGGAAGAGTTGTACCATAGCGTAAGAGCCATTCGCGACAACAATGCTCCGGATACCTTACAATCAGTATTTGAAACATTAAAAGCCGATCATCCAAAAGACTGGCTGTTAGCGGTAGAAATTGCCGAACTGGCTCATAAAAACAACAATCACGCTTTGGAAACGGCTGTTGTTTCCTATCTGGAACAACTAAAAACGGTACGTCCGGAAGTTGCCCATTTAATATCCGGCGGACTGGAACTTATTTTCGAAAGCGAAAGCGTAAACAAATAA
- a CDS encoding rhodanese-like domain-containing protein, with amino-acid sequence MGLLDILGFGNKSENIKAFIAKGAIIIDVRTPGEFAEGHITNAKNIPLNAIAGKIQDIKKLGKPVITCCHSGMRSAQAATILKQHGIEALNGGGWSSLNSKL; translated from the coding sequence ATGGGACTTTTAGATATATTAGGTTTTGGAAACAAATCGGAAAACATTAAAGCGTTTATTGCCAAAGGAGCAATTATCATTGATGTGAGAACTCCCGGTGAATTTGCCGAAGGACATATTACAAACGCTAAAAACATTCCGCTCAATGCTATTGCCGGCAAAATCCAGGATATCAAAAAGCTGGGCAAACCGGTCATTACCTGCTGCCATTCCGGAATGCGGAGCGCACAGGCTGCCACTATCCTAAAACAGCACGGCATTGAAGCCCTGAACGGTGGCGGCTGGAGCAGTCTGAACAGCAAACTGTAA
- a CDS encoding suppressor of fused domain protein, whose translation MNQEQDYDAKGNPIYRHTQESDDSGVASSCRYLDEITAHLENHIGDVHLVFHEIISEFVHIDVLWIKPTADYPYNVLVTSGMSDKPMHLPDGIEGKENWQYGELMVILPADWKISDEDFEDDKNYWPVHFLKLIARLPHQYNTWVGYGHTIPNGEEAYPFAENTRLGCMMVLPPYVSFNEEFLQFKAEDGNLINFYALVPLYKEEMEYKMTEGADALLDLFDEYNIDEVITLDRPNVCLS comes from the coding sequence ATGAACCAGGAACAAGATTATGATGCAAAAGGCAATCCTATTTACCGGCATACCCAGGAAAGTGACGATTCCGGAGTGGCCAGCAGCTGTCGCTATTTAGACGAAATCACAGCACATTTAGAAAACCATATCGGGGATGTTCACCTGGTTTTTCACGAAATAATTTCCGAATTTGTTCATATAGATGTTCTTTGGATCAAACCTACAGCGGATTATCCTTACAATGTACTGGTTACTTCCGGTATGAGCGACAAACCGATGCATCTTCCGGATGGAATTGAAGGAAAAGAAAACTGGCAGTATGGCGAATTAATGGTTATTCTTCCGGCTGACTGGAAAATCAGTGATGAAGATTTTGAGGATGACAAAAATTACTGGCCGGTTCATTTTTTAAAACTGATTGCCCGCTTACCGCATCAATACAACACCTGGGTTGGCTACGGACATACAATTCCGAACGGAGAAGAGGCCTATCCTTTTGCCGAAAACACTCGTTTAGGATGCATGATGGTACTTCCGCCTTATGTTAGCTTTAATGAGGAGTTTTTACAATTTAAGGCCGAAGACGGCAACCTGATTAACTTTTATGCCCTGGTACCTTTGTATAAAGAAGAAATGGAATACAAAATGACTGAAGGTGCCGATGCCTTACTGGATTTATTTGACGAATACAACATTGACGAAGTCATTACGTTAGACCGTCCGAATGTATGCTTATCATAA
- a CDS encoding DUF4230 domain-containing protein: MLVPVVQALARSGKIIYLLIFIIIGFVIYKFVTSEKATTTTEYNTDLIQQQIRNVGKLVVTEGHYAQVMTYKDQQKYLMDLLTFEKKALIIINADVTVAYDLRQIKYDIDEKNKTITILNIPKEEIKISPDIQFYDVDQSRMNPFTGDDYNKINKKVKADLAQKIEKSALKTNAKNRLISELSKLLILTNSMGWKLEYENRVLDNEQAIGEQLKL, encoded by the coding sequence ATGCTGGTTCCGGTAGTGCAGGCACTGGCGCGTTCCGGAAAAATAATCTACCTGCTGATTTTTATAATCATCGGGTTCGTGATTTATAAGTTTGTGACTTCCGAAAAAGCAACCACCACTACGGAATACAATACCGATCTGATCCAGCAGCAAATCAGGAATGTGGGGAAACTGGTGGTGACCGAAGGACATTATGCGCAGGTAATGACCTATAAAGACCAGCAGAAATACCTGATGGATTTGCTGACATTTGAAAAGAAAGCGCTGATTATCATCAATGCCGATGTTACGGTAGCCTATGATTTACGGCAGATAAAATATGATATAGACGAAAAAAATAAAACAATTACCATTCTGAATATTCCGAAAGAAGAAATAAAAATCAGTCCCGATATTCAGTTTTATGATGTAGATCAAAGCCGTATGAATCCGTTTACAGGCGATGATTATAACAAGATTAATAAAAAAGTAAAAGCCGATCTGGCTCAGAAAATTGAAAAATCAGCATTAAAAACGAATGCTAAAAACCGCCTGATCAGTGAGCTTTCGAAACTATTGATCCTGACCAATTCGATGGGTTGGAAACTGGAATATGAAAACCGGGTTCTGGATAACGAACAGGCGATAGGAGAGCAGCTTAAATTATAA
- a CDS encoding GSCFA domain-containing protein: MQFRTQIPVLKSKNPIDYTSGVVSLGSCFAVNMSEKLDYFKFQHYCNPFGILFHPLAIEKLIDVAVFRKEFTAEDVFFHNEQWHTFDGHSDLSETDREVLLQNLNAIAATTHDKIAAATHVIITLGTAWVYRKTEDGKIVANCHKVPQKQFNKELLGIPVIKESLASIISKILRLNPEAQLIFTVSPVRHIKDGFTENQWSKANLITAIHQAIAEFSEEAVFIDYFPSYEIMMDELRDYRFYAEDMIHPNAVAIEYIWKRFSESRIAETAYPVMDEVESIRKGLAHRSFNPDSEQHAKFLKNLQLKIATLAVQYPNITF; encoded by the coding sequence ATGCAGTTCAGAACCCAAATACCTGTTTTAAAAAGTAAAAATCCAATAGATTATACTTCCGGAGTAGTGTCTTTGGGTTCCTGTTTTGCGGTCAATATGAGTGAAAAACTCGACTATTTTAAGTTTCAGCATTACTGCAATCCGTTTGGAATACTGTTTCATCCACTGGCCATTGAAAAACTGATTGACGTTGCTGTTTTCAGGAAAGAATTTACAGCGGAAGATGTCTTTTTTCATAACGAACAGTGGCATACATTCGACGGGCATTCCGATTTGAGTGAAACCGATCGGGAAGTGCTGCTTCAGAACCTGAATGCTATTGCCGCAACAACGCATGATAAAATAGCGGCAGCAACCCACGTTATAATCACTCTGGGAACGGCCTGGGTGTATCGAAAAACAGAAGATGGTAAAATAGTGGCGAATTGTCATAAAGTCCCGCAAAAGCAATTTAATAAAGAATTATTAGGTATTCCGGTTATAAAAGAAAGTCTTGCCAGTATTATCTCGAAAATTCTCCGGCTGAATCCGGAGGCGCAGCTCATTTTTACCGTGTCGCCAGTGCGCCATATTAAAGATGGTTTTACGGAAAACCAATGGAGTAAAGCGAATCTGATCACTGCGATTCACCAGGCCATAGCCGAATTTTCGGAAGAAGCCGTTTTTATAGACTATTTCCCGAGTTATGAGATCATGATGGACGAACTACGCGATTATCGCTTTTATGCAGAGGATATGATCCATCCCAATGCGGTAGCAATAGAATATATCTGGAAGCGTTTTTCTGAAAGCAGGATTGCCGAAACCGCTTATCCTGTAATGGATGAGGTGGAAAGCATCCGGAAAGGACTGGCGCACCGCTCTTTTAATCCCGATTCGGAACAACATGCAAAGTTTTTAAAAAATCTACAGCTAAAGATTGCTACATTAGCAGTACAATATCCCAATATCACTTTTTAA